The sequence below is a genomic window from Acetivibrio clariflavus DSM 19732.
CCGATGACTTCACATTGTAATATCCAGGCTCTGTATTTTCCGGCATCCAGCTTTTACTGATTCTTGACTTATTGCCCGGAAGAAGTTCTACCAACAACGTTTCATCGCTCCATATTAATTTGCCCTTTGAATCTTCTATTTTTGTTTGAACATGCAAATCGGAAAAAATAGCATTTTTACTTGTATTCGTGACAGTTTCAATGATATTGACCCTTTCGTTTGTATAATAAGAAAGCTTATCGGTACTTACTGAATTTTTGATCTGTCCATCGGGACTTACGGTAAATTCGCAATAGGCTGAAAACTCACTTATTTCGTTTTTCCAAGTAATTTTCACCTTATATCTTCCTGCAATAGTCTTACCTGTATTCCATTTAAAGTTCAAATCCTTTGCTTCATTAGCTTCCCAATGCATTTTTATATTGTCTTCTACCACATCGACAACATTGTCTTTAGAATCAACAATTTCTACCCTTCCTACAAAATCTGCTTCAGTATTGGTAATATTTTTAGCTGTAGCATTAATATCAACAATTCTATCCGGTAAATATTGCTCTTTGTCTGTAGAAATTACAGTACGAATTGCCGATGCAACTTCATCAGTTACAACATCGATATTAATCTTGTATGTAGCATACTTAACACCATTGCCATCTATTGCATCAAGAGTATAGGTATACAAACCTTTTTTTGTACCCAACGGCACTTTGATAAAAATTTCAAATGGTACTACAGTATTTGTTTTTCCGGAATATGATTCCGGAGTAACTTTGTATATCCATTCCTCTCCACCTACAGATGGAACCAGAGTAAGATTTTCTATATCAGTAGCTGTTAAACTGTCAGTTATTGCTTTAACAACTTCACTGGCCAAATTTGAAGAGTTGGTATTATACATCTTACCACCAGTCAATCCAGACCAATAACTCCAGTAGTTACCATAATTTCCGTTAGTTTGACAAGCAAGAAGCACAATATTGTTTGCTGCCATTTCTGCAAGAACTTCCTGAAGATCAAGATCATCCTCTGTTCCCGGCAAACCGTCACGCCCAAGGTCTGTTCCTGTATTATAAACTCCTGTTAAGCCTGGAACACCTTCATTAATATTGTTATCATGAGGAATATTATCACCAAAGTTCACAAAAATTTTCTTTGAACCATTTCTCCAACCAATATTCGGATCAGCATAGCTTTCATAAAGAACTCTTGTATAGGACTCTGGGCCATCTCCTCCAGATCCAAGTCTCAAAGAATTAATTGCGTCAGATACAGAAGCTATGCTATCTGTAAGCGCACAATTAAGCATATATGGATAATCACTTGAATAACCATAAGGATAATCCATGTAAGAGACAACTCCATAATTTATATCAACACCTAGCTTGTTAAGTTCAGTCATTATTTCCTTTGCTCTTGTCTTTGCAGTATTTAATATGCCTCCCATACTTCCTGTCAAGTCAAAGGAGAATATTACATCTGCTTTTGGCGGAAGTTCGGGTATTAAAACTCTCAAGGTTTCAGAAACTTCCTCACCCTGCATGAGAGTATAATCAAAAGTCTGTGAATCTGCTAAAGGCAAAACATTAAAAGTATCCTGTCCTTCAGCTATTTTTTCGGTACCGTCAAATACTAATGACTTTATAATATACTCTCTTTCAGATGAAACATCCGGCTCAAATGTAATTCCCCCAACTATAGGCATCGGGTCTTCAAAATCAAATAATACCATTTTACGTTCAATTTCTATTAACTTATCTTCACTGTATACTGCCGTACATACCTCAACCTGTTTGTTAATGTTTGAGAGGTTTTCCACAGCAATATCTGCTTTTACCTTTACAGGTTTATCCACACGTGTAAAATGTGGTGCTAAAGAAACAATCACATTCCCTGCTCTAAAACCTGAATTAATAAGAAAACTCTTTTCAAGCTTTGCCATTACACGTCCCGAGGAATTGTCCTTAACAATTGCTTCCACCCAATATTCCCCTTCAGGGTTATTAGCTGTGTTCCATGACAAAGCACCGTTTGAAGGCAACAATATGGCTGTTCCATCAGGTTTCTTAATAAATACAAATAGTTTTGAGTCAATGTTATCAGTTTCTATATCAACATCAATATCAAAAGATTCATAAGGATTATAACTATAGGATTCAAATTTTTCTCCCTCATCTCCAACTGTATAAAGCTTTATGTAATTAATTTGTGCAACCGGCAAAAATCTTCTCTCTTTTAATGCCTTTGCGGCAAGCATAGTTATGTACGCATCATCATACCAACTTCCATTTTCATTCTGAAGTGCAATTAAGATATCTTCCAATGTTTTTACAGGCTCTGTCCCCACTGTAAGTAACACAGCCCTATATGCTAGAAGTGTATCCTCAATAAAGTTTTCATCAGTTCCCCATGTACCGTCAGCACCCAAATTTGATTCGAGATAGGATCCAGCTCTTATCATGGCTGATTCAAGACTTGAAGAAGTGAGTCCCGTTACAGTAATAAACTGATTTAACAGTATTGCCACCTCAGCAGTTAAAGCTAAGTTGCCTTCACTACCTCTGACAACTGACCAACTTCCGTCAGAGTTTTGATTGTGTATCAAATAGTCGATTCCCTTCTTTATAGAATTAATATCAGAGTTTTGCTCAATGAGGGTTTCAAGAATTTTTACGGTATCAGGCACATTGCTTTCATAGTTTTTTGTTATGCCCCAACCGCCATCTGGCTTTTGAGATGTAATTAAAGAATTGATAATTTCATTACGATGTTCTTCTTCTAACGCTCCTGCTATTAATGCAGAAAAATAGTTGTTGTTACTTTCTACTTTTAGTGATCTTAAGTAAACTTCTGCTTTACTAACAGAGTCACTGAAAATTCCTTCCTGCTTAAAATATCTGCTGATTTCTGAAGTATAAAATATACTGTCAGAATAAAAATCAGCATTCCACTTCCCGTCAGTGTCCTGAACTTTAGCAAGCCACAAATTTGCTTTACTTACTGCATCAATCATCTCATCAGTCTCTGAAGCCATCACATTCAATGCAGATGAAAGCATAATAAATACAGATAACACAGCAGATATTATTTTTCTGCCCAATTTAATTTTTTTGTACATAATTAAATTGTACCCCCCTATAACTTGATTAAATAATTATTAACTCACAAACTTTATACACAATTATTACCATATTACCCCTTATAAGTCAATTTATATTTTTATAAAAACTTCAAATCGAATTTGATTTTTACATTATTACCTGTATTCACCGAATTTCCAACATAAAAAAGAATTATACATAACAAAAACACCCGTCTTAAAAGCGAGTGTTTCTGATAATTTTATTGAGCAAGTCTATAAGCCGGGTTCTGTATTCGATAGTCATCTATCTAGACTTTACATTACTGTAAAGTTCAAGCCACCTACCCGGGACTAGCGGGCCACCTTAACGTCCCTCTTGCGGTGTTGCTCCAGGTGGGGTTTACATAGCCGGCAAGTCGCCATGCCGCTGGTGAGCTCTTACCTCACCTTTCCACCCTTGCCATGCCGGAAAACGAATTTCCAACAGGCGGTATATCTCTGTTGCACTATCCTTGAAGTCGCCTTCACCGGGGGTTACCCGGCACCCTGCCCTATGGA
It includes:
- a CDS encoding S-layer homology domain-containing protein, producing MYKKIKLGRKIISAVLSVFIMLSSALNVMASETDEMIDAVSKANLWLAKVQDTDGKWNADFYSDSIFYTSEISRYFKQEGIFSDSVSKAEVYLRSLKVESNNNYFSALIAGALEEEHRNEIINSLITSQKPDGGWGITKNYESNVPDTVKILETLIEQNSDINSIKKGIDYLIHNQNSDGSWSVVRGSEGNLALTAEVAILLNQFITVTGLTSSSLESAMIRAGSYLESNLGADGTWGTDENFIEDTLLAYRAVLLTVGTEPVKTLEDILIALQNENGSWYDDAYITMLAAKALKERRFLPVAQINYIKLYTVGDEGEKFESYSYNPYESFDIDVDIETDNIDSKLFVFIKKPDGTAILLPSNGALSWNTANNPEGEYWVEAIVKDNSSGRVMAKLEKSFLINSGFRAGNVIVSLAPHFTRVDKPVKVKADIAVENLSNINKQVEVCTAVYSEDKLIEIERKMVLFDFEDPMPIVGGITFEPDVSSEREYIIKSLVFDGTEKIAEGQDTFNVLPLADSQTFDYTLMQGEEVSETLRVLIPELPPKADVIFSFDLTGSMGGILNTAKTRAKEIMTELNKLGVDINYGVVSYMDYPYGYSSDYPYMLNCALTDSIASVSDAINSLRLGSGGDGPESYTRVLYESYADPNIGWRNGSKKIFVNFGDNIPHDNNINEGVPGLTGVYNTGTDLGRDGLPGTEDDLDLQEVLAEMAANNIVLLACQTNGNYGNYWSYWSGLTGGKMYNTNSSNLASEVVKAITDSLTATDIENLTLVPSVGGEEWIYKVTPESYSGKTNTVVPFEIFIKVPLGTKKGLYTYTLDAIDGNGVKYATYKINIDVVTDEVASAIRTVISTDKEQYLPDRIVDINATAKNITNTEADFVGRVEIVDSKDNVVDVVEDNIKMHWEANEAKDLNFKWNTGKTIAGRYKVKITWKNEISEFSAYCEFTVSPDGQIKNSVSTDKLSYYTNERVNIIETVTNTSKNAIFSDLHVQTKIEDSKGKLIWSDETLLVELLPGNKSRISKSWMPENTEPGYYNVKSSVYETVYGEVYYNAPICSSITTIEILSLDGTRFGVVGKIEAAPKIIAPDDSVVFSRTLSNTGNADIDTVKREIIIKNPVTGQIIDTIADNVSLPITKTISDTITWSKSGLKEGEYLVTYQVELPDGTVVILGSTGFKVVGKATPKPTPAKTTKKEDKITPKPSTVVVPTEPIPLANPVDVAISILADKRVYTENEEITFTIKYKNLLETGTGALKITAEIPEGTTISDAGDGKVDGNTITWEIPGFLGKGSAYKVYKVKIGELNKSEMIIENTAKIYGDIGLINTEDDTSTIKVMARTARLGNIIHKAYIKGYPGEVFIAENDLTRAEAATIFAKIMDLDLPSIRKGSYNDVKDSHWAWRYIEAVTEAGLFEGYGDGTFRPEAKITRAEFATVVAKYHGLKNVTPFEENYNDIKGHWAQNYIEEIVRFKIIEGYEDGTFKPQLNIKRSEAVTMVNKMLFRGPLLVETPTFKDVKTTDWFFGQVEEAARDHEVTLDENNNEIILK